In Bacillus sp. DX3.1, the following proteins share a genomic window:
- the ftsH gene encoding ATP-dependent zinc metalloprotease FtsH, with translation MNRIFRNTIFYLLIFLVVIGIVSYFNGSTQKITSVSYDKFITKLEKGEVRNVQLQPKNGVFEVKGQFDKDSQDSQFVTYAPNTEELQKKINDKAQGAEVKYQPAEETSAWVTFFTSIIPFVIIFILFFFLLNQAQGGGSRVMNFGKSKAKLYNDEKKKVRFRDVAGADEEKQELVEVVEFLKDPRKFAEVGARIPKGVLLVGPPGTGKTLLARAVAGEAGVPFFSISGSDFVEMFVGVGASRVRDLFENAKKNAPCIIFIDEIDAVGRQRGAGLGGGHDEREQTLNQLLVEMDGFGANEGIIIIAATNRPDILDPALLRPGRFDRQITVDRPDVNGREAVLKVHARNKPLDEDINLRAIATRTPGFSGADLENLLNEAALVAARQDKKKIDMSDVDEATDRVIAGPAKKSRVISEKERNIVAFHEAGHTVIGVVLDEADIVHKVTIVPRGQAGGYAVMLPKEDRYFMTKPELLDKITGLLGGRVAEEIVFGEVSTGAHNDFQRATGIARRMVTEFGMSDKLGPMQFGSSQGGQVFLGRDFHSEQNYSDAIAHDIDVEMQTIMKDCYARAKQILTEKRDKLDIIAKTLLEVETLDAEQINHLYDHGTLPERKKSSEDDVKVNITTKKEDEEETKE, from the coding sequence ATGAATCGTATCTTCCGTAATACCATCTTTTATTTACTGATATTTTTAGTAGTGATTGGTATCGTGAGCTATTTTAATGGTTCAACGCAAAAAATAACATCAGTTAGCTACGATAAATTCATTACTAAACTTGAAAAAGGTGAAGTGCGCAATGTGCAACTTCAACCCAAAAATGGTGTATTTGAGGTAAAAGGACAATTTGACAAGGACAGTCAAGATTCGCAATTCGTCACTTATGCACCAAATACTGAAGAATTACAAAAGAAAATTAATGACAAAGCACAAGGTGCTGAAGTGAAGTATCAACCAGCAGAAGAAACAAGTGCTTGGGTAACGTTCTTTACATCTATCATTCCGTTTGTCATTATCTTCATTTTATTCTTCTTCTTACTGAACCAAGCGCAGGGCGGCGGTAGTCGTGTTATGAACTTCGGGAAAAGTAAGGCGAAGTTATACAATGATGAAAAGAAAAAAGTACGCTTCAGAGATGTAGCTGGAGCAGATGAAGAAAAACAAGAACTTGTTGAGGTAGTAGAGTTCTTAAAAGACCCTCGTAAGTTTGCAGAGGTCGGTGCCCGTATTCCGAAGGGTGTCCTATTAGTTGGACCTCCAGGTACAGGTAAAACATTACTTGCACGTGCCGTTGCAGGTGAGGCTGGCGTTCCGTTCTTCTCTATTAGTGGTTCTGACTTCGTAGAGATGTTCGTTGGTGTCGGTGCTTCTCGTGTACGTGATTTATTCGAAAATGCAAAGAAAAATGCACCTTGTATCATTTTCATTGATGAAATTGATGCGGTAGGTCGTCAACGTGGCGCTGGTCTTGGCGGTGGTCATGATGAGCGTGAACAAACATTAAACCAACTTCTTGTTGAAATGGATGGATTCGGCGCAAACGAAGGTATTATCATCATCGCTGCAACAAACCGTCCAGATATCCTTGACCCAGCGTTATTACGTCCAGGACGATTTGACCGTCAAATTACAGTTGACCGTCCAGATGTAAACGGACGTGAAGCAGTACTGAAAGTACATGCTCGCAATAAACCGCTTGATGAGGATATCAACTTACGAGCAATTGCAACTCGTACACCAGGATTCTCTGGTGCGGATCTTGAAAACTTATTAAACGAAGCTGCTTTAGTGGCGGCACGTCAAGATAAGAAGAAAATTGACATGTCTGATGTTGATGAAGCAACAGACCGTGTTATTGCAGGTCCTGCTAAGAAAAGTCGTGTTATTTCTGAAAAAGAACGTAATATTGTGGCATTCCATGAAGCGGGTCACACTGTAATTGGTGTCGTGCTTGATGAAGCAGATATCGTTCATAAAGTAACAATTGTTCCTCGTGGTCAAGCTGGTGGATATGCAGTAATGCTTCCAAAAGAAGATCGTTACTTCATGACGAAACCGGAATTATTGGATAAAATCACTGGTTTACTTGGTGGACGAGTGGCTGAAGAAATTGTATTTGGTGAAGTGAGTACAGGAGCTCATAATGACTTCCAACGTGCGACTGGCATTGCCAGACGTATGGTAACGGAATTTGGTATGAGTGATAAACTTGGACCAATGCAATTTGGTAGCTCACAAGGTGGTCAAGTGTTCTTAGGAAGAGACTTCCATTCAGAACAAAACTATAGTGATGCAATTGCACATGACATTGATGTGGAAATGCAAACAATTATGAAAGATTGTTATGCTCGTGCAAAACAAATTCTTACTGAAAAACGTGATAAGCTTGATATTATCGCAAAAACGTTACTTGAAGTGGAAACGTTAGATGCAGAGCAAATTAATCATTTATATGATCATGGAACTTTACCAGAGCGTAAAAAGTCTTCAGAAGATGATGTGAAAGTCAACATCACAACGAAAAAAGAAGATGAAGAAGAAACGAAGGAGTGA
- a CDS encoding type III pantothenate kinase, protein MIFVLDVGNTNAVLGVFENGKLRQHWRMETDRHKTEDEYGMLVKQLLEHEGLSFHDVQGIIVSSVVPPIMFALERMCEKYFKIKPLVVGPGIKTGLNIKYENPREVGADRIVNAVAGIQLYGSPLIIVDFGTATTYCYINENKHYMGGVITPGIMISAEALYSRAAKLPRIEITKPSSVVGKNTVSAMQSGILYGYVGQVEGIVKRMKEEAKQEPTVIATGGLAKLIAEESNVIDIVDPFLTLKGLYMLYERNANLQHEKGE, encoded by the coding sequence ATGATTTTCGTATTGGATGTAGGGAATACAAATGCTGTGCTCGGTGTATTTGAAAATGGTAAGCTTCGCCAACATTGGCGTATGGAGACGGATCGTCATAAAACAGAAGATGAATATGGTATGTTAGTGAAACAATTGCTTGAACATGAAGGACTTTCATTTCATGATGTGCAAGGAATTATTGTTTCTTCTGTTGTGCCGCCGATTATGTTTGCATTAGAGCGTATGTGTGAAAAATATTTCAAAATTAAACCTCTTGTAGTCGGACCGGGCATTAAAACGGGATTAAATATTAAGTATGAAAATCCACGTGAAGTTGGAGCGGACCGTATTGTAAATGCTGTAGCAGGTATTCAATTATACGGAAGTCCTCTTATTATTGTCGACTTTGGAACGGCAACTACATATTGTTATATTAACGAGAATAAGCATTATATGGGTGGTGTTATTACACCAGGTATTATGATTTCAGCAGAAGCGTTATACAGCCGGGCAGCGAAACTTCCTCGTATTGAGATTACAAAACCAAGTAGTGTTGTTGGAAAAAACACGGTAAGTGCCATGCAATCAGGTATTTTATATGGGTATGTTGGACAAGTAGAAGGTATTGTTAAGCGAATGAAAGAAGAAGCTAAACAAGAACCGACTGTTATTGCAACTGGTGGATTAGCAAAATTAATTGCAGAGGAATCTAATGTAATTGATATTGTAGATCCGTTTTTAACATTAAAAGGTTTGTACATGTTATATGAACGTAATGCAAACTTACAACATGAGAAGGGTGAATAA